One window of the Janthinobacterium sp. PAMC25594 genome contains the following:
- a CDS encoding PLP-dependent aminotransferase family protein produces the protein MTHNVKQDEGEGNASGWPVLDIDRQKKGGLVEQIVIAISVMVGSRTLRIGTRMPSVRQFARCNGVSTFTVVESYDRLVNLGLLSSRRGSGYFVARHDIAASPQAALIANTYASPTAIDALTPDLYSGVSDALPVGAGWLPPEMYGEATVLDAVRQAMRIPASRLRGYGHPLGFPSLRQHLASSLSEELFQVEPDQVLLTHGATHAFDLILRSLTKPGDTVLVEDPGYSNLQSLIRHHGCIPVGIARGEAGLDLDALAVEAARTQPKLMFVNTVLQNPLGTSLSQAQTHRLLALAEQFDFWLVEDDIYRELAARGDASLAAMDGLRRVIRVGSFSKTLSPVLRVGSICASPSLVAELVRVKMLAGLTTSEINERAVYHAISARPYKRMVERLVAQLDAARERSIDCLAQAGMAPVARPRGGMFVSAGWPDLQTPEWNGKIIADMALKAGILLSPNEFFMLRAPETVWFRFNVAYTDTPVLQAFLQSIRPR, from the coding sequence GTGACGCACAACGTGAAGCAGGACGAGGGCGAAGGTAACGCAAGTGGCTGGCCCGTGCTGGACATCGACCGCCAGAAAAAAGGTGGCCTCGTCGAGCAGATCGTCATCGCCATCAGCGTCATGGTGGGCAGCCGCACCCTGCGCATCGGCACGCGCATGCCGTCCGTGCGCCAGTTCGCCCGCTGCAATGGGGTGTCGACGTTTACCGTCGTCGAATCGTATGACCGCCTGGTCAACCTGGGCTTGCTGTCGTCGCGGCGCGGTTCCGGCTATTTTGTCGCGCGCCACGATATCGCCGCCTCGCCGCAGGCTGCCCTCATTGCCAACACCTATGCGAGCCCCACCGCCATCGACGCCCTCACGCCGGACCTGTATTCGGGCGTATCCGATGCCCTGCCCGTGGGCGCGGGCTGGCTGCCGCCCGAGATGTATGGCGAGGCGACCGTGCTCGACGCCGTGCGCCAGGCCATGCGCATTCCCGCCAGCCGCCTGCGCGGCTACGGCCACCCTCTCGGCTTTCCCTCGCTGCGCCAGCACCTGGCAAGCAGCCTGTCGGAAGAGCTGTTCCAGGTGGAGCCGGACCAGGTCCTGCTGACGCACGGTGCCACGCATGCTTTTGACTTGATCCTGCGCAGCCTGACCAAGCCGGGCGACACGGTGCTGGTGGAAGACCCCGGCTACAGCAATCTGCAGTCGCTGATACGTCACCATGGCTGCATCCCCGTCGGCATTGCGCGCGGCGAGGCGGGCCTCGATCTCGATGCGCTGGCCGTTGAAGCCGCGCGCACGCAGCCCAAGCTCATGTTCGTCAACACGGTGCTGCAAAATCCGCTCGGTACCTCGCTCAGCCAGGCGCAGACGCACCGCCTGCTGGCGCTGGCCGAGCAGTTCGATTTCTGGCTGGTCGAAGACGATATCTACCGCGAGCTGGCGGCGCGCGGCGACGCCTCGCTGGCGGCGATGGACGGCTTGCGCCGCGTGATCCGCGTGGGCAGTTTTTCCAAGACCCTGTCGCCCGTGCTGCGCGTGGGCTCGATTTGCGCCTCGCCGTCGCTGGTGGCCGAACTGGTGCGCGTGAAAATGCTGGCGGGGCTGACGACGTCGGAAATCAACGAGCGCGCCGTCTACCACGCCATCTCCGCGCGGCCCTACAAGCGCATGGTGGAACGCCTGGTGGCGCAGCTTGATGCGGCACGCGAGCGCAGCATCGACTGCCTGGCGCAGGCGGGCATGGCGCCCGTGGCGCGACCGCGTGGCGGCATGTTCGTCAGCGCCGGCTGGCCCGACCTGCAGACGCCGGAATGGAATGGCAAGATCATCGCCGACATGGCATTAAAGGCCGGCATCCTGCTGTCGCCGAACGAATTTTTCATGCTGCGCGCGCCCGAGACGGTGTGGTTCCGCTTCAACGTGGCCTACACCGATACCCCCGTGCTGCAAGCCTTCCTGCAATCGATCCGTCCACGCTAA
- a CDS encoding TetR/AcrR family transcriptional regulator: protein MASDKSPALSVKNAGGRRLQNRDRLEADILEQAVRAFAQSGYEGASIATIAERAGLSKQNLMYYFPSKQLLYQRVLDDVLDDWLARMESLANEHDEPRDVLRAYIGAKLRFSREQPWASRVYALEVINGAPLYGAQIRDRVVPLLRKDIAVFEAWIAAGRIAPVNATHLMFAIWAMTQSYADFSAQMALVLDRKQLTRKDYEDAEILLTHMVQAAITLPAAVSGT, encoded by the coding sequence ATGGCCAGCGACAAATCCCCTGCCCTTTCCGTGAAAAATGCCGGTGGCCGGCGCCTGCAAAACCGCGACCGCCTGGAAGCGGACATCCTGGAGCAAGCCGTGCGCGCCTTCGCGCAAAGCGGCTATGAAGGCGCGTCGATCGCCACCATCGCCGAGCGGGCCGGCCTGTCGAAGCAAAACCTGATGTATTACTTCCCGTCCAAGCAGTTGCTGTACCAGCGCGTGCTCGACGATGTGCTCGACGACTGGCTGGCGCGCATGGAATCGCTGGCCAATGAACACGACGAGCCGCGCGACGTGCTGCGCGCGTACATCGGCGCCAAGCTGCGTTTTTCACGCGAACAGCCATGGGCTTCGCGCGTGTATGCGCTGGAAGTGATCAATGGCGCGCCCCTGTACGGCGCACAGATACGCGACCGGGTCGTGCCGCTGCTGCGCAAGGATATCGCCGTCTTCGAGGCATGGATCGCGGCCGGCCGGATCGCGCCCGTCAACGCCACGCACCTGATGTTCGCCATCTGGGCCATGACGCAGTCGTATGCGGATTTTTCGGCGCAGATGGCCCTGGTGCTGGATCGCAAGCAGCTCACGCGCAAGGATTACGAGGACGCGGAAATCCTGCTCACGCACATGGTGCAGGCGGCCATCACCCTGCCTGCGGCAGTGTCCGGCACGTGA
- a CDS encoding VOC family protein produces the protein MTTTAKATTATTIPCLRYRDAPAAIEWLCKALGFEKQLIVPDGNGGVAHAQLSFGNGMVMVAPAIDSDYGRLMKLPGDVGGANTQNCYLVVSDADAVYRSAREAGAEIVLDIKDEDYGGRGFTCRDPEGHIWSLGTYDPW, from the coding sequence ATGACCACGACAGCAAAAGCGACAACTGCGACGACCATTCCCTGCCTGCGCTACCGCGATGCACCCGCCGCCATCGAATGGCTATGCAAGGCGCTCGGTTTTGAAAAACAATTGATCGTGCCTGACGGCAACGGTGGTGTCGCCCACGCACAACTGAGCTTTGGCAACGGCATGGTCATGGTGGCACCGGCCATCGACAGCGACTATGGCCGCCTGATGAAACTGCCTGGCGACGTCGGCGGCGCGAACACGCAAAACTGCTACCTGGTCGTCAGCGATGCCGATGCCGTCTACCGCAGCGCGCGCGAGGCGGGCGCCGAGATCGTGCTCGACATCAAAGATGAAGATTACGGCGGACGGGGCTTTACCTGCCGCGACCCGGAAGGCCATATCTGGAGCCTGGGCACTTACGATCCATGGTAA
- a CDS encoding dipeptidase, whose translation MIISTLAAASLALIGGFLSAPVLVDEHLNRIHPPSGKPPSTATMALHQSLWIADLHADSLLWQRNLNRDSQRGHVDFPRLQRANVALQAFSVVTKTPRKMNIERNDSDTDNITALVVAQGLPPATWNSLLARATWQADELRQQAANSHGKVRVIGSRAQLRSFIAARDKEPNLLAGWLTLEGAHALEGKLDNLDTLYRAGFRMAAPTHFFDTELSGSQHGLKKGGLTPLGRQWLRAMEQRKMIVDLAHASPATIDDVLTMAKRPVMVSHTGVRGTCANGRNLSDAQLKRIAAQGGLVGIGFWNTAVCGKDVASIARAIAYAVKLIGAEHVAYGSDFDGAVTTAIDAAGLPRLTQALLDAGLSETQIRRVAGENVRDFLLKNLPDDDA comes from the coding sequence ATGATTATCAGTACCCTCGCCGCCGCCAGCCTTGCGCTGATCGGCGGTTTCCTGTCCGCTCCCGTCCTCGTGGACGAGCACCTCAACCGTATCCACCCGCCGTCCGGCAAGCCGCCGTCGACAGCGACCATGGCACTGCACCAGAGCCTGTGGATCGCCGACCTGCACGCCGACAGCTTGCTGTGGCAACGCAATCTGAACCGCGACAGCCAGCGCGGGCATGTCGACTTCCCCCGCCTGCAGCGGGCCAACGTGGCGCTGCAAGCCTTTTCCGTCGTCACCAAGACGCCGCGCAAGATGAATATCGAGCGCAATGACAGCGACACGGACAACATCACGGCCCTGGTGGTGGCGCAAGGCTTGCCGCCCGCCACCTGGAACAGCCTGCTGGCGCGCGCCACCTGGCAGGCCGACGAGCTGCGCCAGCAAGCGGCCAACAGTCATGGCAAGGTCAGGGTCATCGGCAGCCGCGCCCAGCTGCGCAGCTTCATCGCCGCGCGCGACAAAGAGCCAAATCTGCTGGCCGGCTGGCTGACCCTGGAAGGCGCGCATGCGCTCGAAGGCAAACTGGACAACCTCGACACCTTGTACCGGGCCGGCTTCCGCATGGCCGCGCCCACGCATTTCTTCGACACGGAACTATCCGGCTCCCAGCACGGCCTGAAGAAAGGCGGCCTGACGCCGCTGGGCCGGCAATGGCTGCGCGCCATGGAGCAGCGCAAGATGATCGTCGACCTGGCACACGCCTCGCCGGCCACCATAGACGACGTGCTGACGATGGCGAAACGCCCCGTGATGGTGTCGCACACGGGGGTACGCGGCACTTGCGCCAATGGGCGCAACCTCAGCGACGCACAATTGAAACGCATCGCCGCCCAGGGTGGCTTGGTGGGCATCGGCTTCTGGAATACGGCCGTCTGCGGCAAGGATGTGGCGTCGATCGCGCGCGCCATCGCCTACGCGGTCAAACTGATCGGCGCCGAACACGTGGCGTATGGCTCGGACTTCGACGGTGCCGTCACCACGGCCATCGACGCCGCCGGCTTGCCGCGATTGACGCAGGCGCTGCTCGACGCGGGCCTGTCGGAAACGCAAATTCGCCGCGTGGCGGGCGAAAACGTGCGCGACTTTTTACTCAAGAACCTGCCCGACGACGACGCCTAG
- a CDS encoding nucleoside deaminase: MNKTIDIQAAVAIAAAEAMAAKTQGTFGVGGVLLDGAGNVLQSMHNNVVRQGLVFDPTAHGERQLVDWYFAERAKGTPLPPPGELTIVTSLDPCCMCAGAILAAGFNVVAAAPDVKAGINYDGAATFTALPAPLQAQAGRSFCYPAVRGATEYARLPSGAAPKSFFIGKSIHEATQALCSLVFEATSAQVMQLLNAGDDVHRRDPATLPSEHAVVRALRRRYPDALTYRCAPHAPDAGLAPFLQAAMEQDARDGGQGDAAALLDSFGNLLLCMPGKLAQSAIRTPFMECTRQYAQLRYELMANAAPAGQEEIKSYLGHPKHGTFVLAVGPDDSAASFMTLGAYGSTMEGALPENNPAQFQYVRPAMAQDALLALCEAMPPLYRKLIRIRPRQVADQALIRALG; encoded by the coding sequence TTGAACAAGACGATCGACATCCAGGCCGCCGTGGCGATTGCCGCGGCCGAAGCCATGGCAGCGAAGACGCAGGGCACCTTCGGCGTGGGCGGCGTGCTGCTCGATGGCGCCGGCAACGTGCTGCAATCGATGCACAACAACGTCGTGCGCCAGGGCCTGGTGTTCGACCCCACCGCGCATGGCGAGCGCCAGCTGGTGGACTGGTATTTCGCCGAGCGGGCCAAGGGCACGCCTTTGCCGCCGCCGGGCGAACTGACCATCGTCACCTCGCTCGACCCGTGCTGCATGTGCGCGGGGGCGATTCTGGCGGCCGGTTTCAACGTGGTGGCAGCCGCGCCCGACGTCAAGGCGGGCATCAATTACGATGGTGCCGCCACGTTTACGGCCTTGCCGGCACCGCTGCAGGCGCAGGCCGGCCGCAGCTTTTGCTATCCGGCCGTGCGCGGCGCCACCGAGTATGCGCGCCTGCCTTCCGGCGCCGCACCCAAATCTTTTTTCATCGGCAAGAGCATCCATGAGGCGACGCAGGCACTGTGCTCGCTCGTGTTCGAAGCGACATCGGCGCAGGTGATGCAGTTGCTGAACGCGGGCGACGACGTGCACCGGCGCGATCCCGCCACCTTGCCGTCCGAGCATGCCGTGGTGCGTGCCCTGCGCCGCCGCTATCCCGATGCCCTGACCTACCGCTGCGCGCCGCATGCGCCCGACGCGGGCCTGGCGCCCTTCCTGCAGGCGGCCATGGAGCAGGATGCGCGCGATGGCGGGCAGGGCGATGCGGCCGCCTTGCTCGATTCCTTCGGCAACCTGCTGCTGTGCATGCCGGGAAAACTGGCGCAATCGGCCATCCGCACGCCGTTCATGGAGTGCACGCGCCAGTACGCGCAGCTGCGCTATGAATTGATGGCGAATGCGGCGCCGGCTGGGCAGGAAGAAATCAAAAGCTATCTGGGCCACCCCAAGCACGGCACCTTCGTGCTGGCCGTCGGCCCGGACGACAGCGCCGCCAGTTTCATGACCCTGGGTGCCTACGGCTCCACCATGGAAGGGGCGCTGCCGGAGAACAATCCCGCACAATTCCAGTACGTGCGCCCGGCCATGGCGCAAGACGCGCTGCTGGCGCTGTGCGAAGCCATGCCGCCGCTGTACCGCAAGCTGATACGCATCCGGCCGCGCCAGGTGGCGGACCAGGCTTTGATCCGCGCACTGGGCTAG
- a CDS encoding cytidine deaminase — protein MNNQELIAEANAGRELAYAPYSRFKVGAALLCKDGRVFRGCNVENAAYGLCNCAERTAFFSAIAHGCKPGDFARLAVTGDTAEPISPCGACRQVIFEMGGADLPVILTNLKNDVMEVTAGWLLPHGFGNSDLDMT, from the coding sequence ATGAACAACCAAGAACTGATTGCCGAAGCCAATGCCGGCCGCGAACTGGCCTACGCGCCCTATTCGCGTTTCAAGGTGGGCGCGGCGCTGCTGTGCAAGGATGGCCGCGTCTTCCGTGGCTGTAACGTGGAAAACGCCGCGTATGGCCTGTGCAACTGCGCCGAACGCACGGCGTTTTTCAGCGCCATCGCGCATGGCTGCAAGCCGGGCGACTTCGCCAGGCTGGCCGTCACGGGCGATACGGCTGAACCGATCTCGCCATGCGGCGCCTGCCGCCAGGTGATCTTCGAGATGGGCGGCGCCGATTTGCCGGTGATCCTGACCAACCTGAAAAACGATGTCATGGAAGTGACAGCGGGCTGGCTGCTGCCGCACGGCTTCGGCAATTCCGATCTGGACATGACGTAA
- the deoA gene encoding thymidine phosphorylase, which produces MLLTQEIIRKKRDKGVLSAEEIQFFVRGITDGSVSEGQIAALGMAVFFNDMNMDERVAFTLAMRDSGQVLDWRSLNLPGPVVDKHSTGGVGDVVSLLLGPMVAACGGYVPMISGRGLGHTGGTLDKFDAIPGYCTVPDNELFRKVVKEVGVAIIGQTAQLAPADKRFYSIRDVTATVESVAMITGSILSKKLSAGLDALVMDVKVGTGAFMPTYDKSVELAESIVAVGNGAGMQTSAILTDMNESLAPYAGNALEVRGAMDYLTGRSRPARLHEVTLSLCAEMLVLGGLAATEEEARVKLMAALDSGAAAERFARMVSALGGPADLVEHPDKHLEQAPFIVPAPALSAGFANVRDCRAIGLAVVALGGGRRRPTDSIDFAVGLTDLVGLGEQVTVGQPLAMVHARTQAAAQQAVREIQEAYAISAVALAANPVIYRTIRP; this is translated from the coding sequence ATGTTGTTAACCCAGGAAATCATCCGCAAGAAGCGCGACAAGGGCGTGCTGAGCGCCGAGGAAATCCAGTTTTTCGTGCGCGGCATCACTGACGGCAGCGTCAGCGAAGGCCAGATCGCGGCGCTGGGCATGGCCGTCTTTTTCAACGACATGAACATGGACGAGCGCGTGGCGTTCACCCTGGCCATGCGCGATTCCGGCCAGGTGCTGGACTGGCGCTCGCTGAACCTGCCTGGTCCTGTCGTCGACAAGCATTCGACGGGCGGCGTGGGCGACGTCGTTTCCCTGCTGCTGGGCCCCATGGTCGCCGCATGCGGCGGCTACGTACCGATGATCTCGGGCCGCGGCCTGGGCCACACGGGCGGCACGCTGGACAAGTTCGACGCCATTCCCGGCTATTGCACGGTACCGGACAATGAACTGTTCCGCAAGGTGGTCAAGGAAGTTGGCGTGGCCATCATCGGCCAGACGGCCCAGCTGGCGCCGGCCGACAAGCGCTTCTACAGCATCCGCGACGTCACCGCCACGGTGGAATCGGTGGCCATGATCACCGGCTCCATCCTGTCGAAGAAACTGTCGGCCGGGCTGGACGCGCTGGTGATGGACGTGAAAGTGGGCACGGGCGCCTTCATGCCGACCTACGACAAGTCGGTGGAACTGGCCGAGAGCATCGTCGCCGTGGGCAATGGCGCGGGCATGCAGACCTCGGCGATTTTGACGGACATGAACGAGTCGCTGGCGCCATACGCCGGCAATGCGCTGGAAGTGCGCGGCGCCATGGATTACCTGACGGGCCGTTCGCGTCCCGCGCGCCTGCACGAAGTCACCTTGTCGCTGTGCGCCGAGATGCTGGTGCTGGGCGGCCTGGCCGCCACCGAAGAGGAAGCGCGCGTGAAATTGATGGCGGCCCTCGATTCGGGCGCGGCGGCCGAGCGCTTTGCGCGCATGGTCTCCGCCCTGGGTGGCCCGGCGGATCTCGTCGAGCATCCTGACAAGCACCTGGAACAGGCGCCGTTCATCGTGCCGGCACCAGCGCTGTCGGCCGGCTTTGCCAACGTGCGCGATTGCCGCGCCATCGGTCTGGCCGTCGTCGCCCTGGGCGGTGGACGCCGCCGTCCGACCGACAGCATCGACTTCGCCGTCGGCCTGACGGATCTGGTGGGCCTGGGCGAGCAAGTGACCGTTGGCCAGCCGCTGGCCATGGTGCACGCGCGCACGCAAGCGGCGGCGCAGCAAGCCGTCAGGGAAATCCAGGAAGCGTATGCCATCAGTGCGGTGGCGCTGGCGGCCAATCCGGTGATTTATCGTACCATTCGACCTTAA
- a CDS encoding aldehyde dehydrogenase family protein, producing MPTINEILTTMDYGPAPESQKEAQAWLDGHQRTFGLFIDNAWSEPAELFASTNPADGTQLAELTQATDADVERAVAAARRALPVWQGMGGHGRAKVMYALARLLQRHSRLFAVLETLDNGKTIRETRDIDLPLAARHFYHHAGWAQLQSEEFADYRAVGVVGQIVPWNFPLLMLSWKIAPALAAGNTVVFKPAEFTSLTAMLFAELCVQAGVPAGVVNIVTGDGRVGSAIVNHPGVDKIAFTGSTEVGRLIRIATAGSGKKLSLELGGKSPFIVFEDADLDGAVEGLVDSIWFNQGQVCCAGSRLLVQESIQERFLNKVRARMENLRLGSPLDKSMDVGALVDPVQRQRIAALVDTARAEGCDVWQPACELPADGSWFPPTLITGASTSAAVAQAEIFGPVLVAMSFRTPPEAVQLANNTVYGLAASVWTESISLALDIAPAIKAGVVWINSANQFDAACGFGGYRESGFGREGGREGMLEYMTALAEDARPALPVVETKAKANVKPAAADPFAIDRTAKMYIGGKQARPDSAYSTPVFGVNGALLAEVGVGSRKDIRNAVEAAHKASGWTSATAHNRAQVLYYIAENLAARADEFAARIAAMTGSKNPEKEVQASIERLFYYAAWADKYDGLAHQPPTKGITVALNEAVGVIGIVCPNEAPLLGFISLVAPAIALGNRVVVVPSEAHPLSALDLYQVFDTSDLPGGVVNIISGNADELARTLATHADIDAVWRHDGSADGCAEVERLSAATLKRTWVGGAKGRDWYSAAQSGGRAVLAHASQVKNVWIPYGV from the coding sequence ATGCCAACAATTAACGAGATTCTCACTACTATGGACTACGGCCCTGCTCCCGAAAGTCAAAAAGAAGCGCAAGCGTGGCTCGATGGCCACCAGCGCACATTCGGTCTGTTCATCGACAATGCCTGGAGCGAGCCGGCCGAGCTGTTCGCCTCGACCAATCCTGCCGATGGCACGCAGCTGGCGGAACTGACGCAAGCCACCGACGCGGACGTGGAACGCGCCGTGGCAGCGGCGCGCCGCGCGCTGCCCGTATGGCAGGGCATGGGTGGCCACGGCCGCGCGAAAGTCATGTACGCGCTGGCCCGTTTGCTGCAAAGGCATTCGCGCCTGTTCGCCGTGCTGGAAACCCTGGATAACGGCAAGACCATCCGCGAAACGCGCGATATCGACCTGCCGCTGGCCGCGCGCCATTTTTATCATCACGCCGGCTGGGCGCAGCTGCAGTCGGAAGAATTTGCCGACTACCGCGCCGTCGGCGTGGTGGGCCAGATCGTGCCGTGGAATTTCCCATTGCTGATGCTGTCGTGGAAAATCGCCCCGGCCCTGGCGGCCGGTAACACGGTCGTCTTCAAGCCGGCCGAATTCACGTCGCTGACCGCCATGCTGTTCGCCGAATTGTGCGTGCAGGCAGGCGTGCCGGCCGGCGTGGTCAACATCGTCACGGGCGACGGCAGAGTGGGCTCGGCCATCGTCAACCATCCGGGCGTCGACAAGATCGCGTTTACGGGTTCCACCGAAGTGGGCCGTTTGATCCGCATCGCGACGGCCGGCAGCGGCAAGAAGCTCTCGCTGGAGCTGGGCGGCAAGTCGCCGTTCATCGTCTTTGAAGACGCGGACCTCGACGGCGCCGTGGAAGGCCTGGTCGATTCGATCTGGTTCAATCAGGGGCAAGTATGCTGCGCCGGTTCGCGCCTGCTGGTGCAGGAATCGATCCAGGAACGCTTCCTGAACAAGGTGCGCGCGCGCATGGAAAACCTGCGTCTTGGCTCGCCGCTGGATAAATCGATGGACGTGGGCGCGCTGGTCGACCCCGTGCAGCGCCAGCGCATCGCCGCGCTGGTCGATACCGCCCGTGCCGAAGGCTGCGACGTGTGGCAACCGGCGTGCGAACTGCCGGCCGATGGTTCGTGGTTCCCGCCGACCCTGATCACGGGCGCGTCGACCTCGGCCGCCGTGGCACAGGCTGAAATCTTTGGCCCCGTGCTGGTGGCCATGAGCTTCCGCACGCCGCCTGAAGCGGTGCAGCTGGCGAACAACACGGTGTACGGCCTGGCCGCCAGCGTGTGGACCGAGTCGATCAGCCTGGCGCTCGATATCGCTCCCGCCATCAAGGCCGGCGTGGTGTGGATCAACAGCGCCAATCAGTTCGATGCCGCGTGCGGCTTCGGCGGCTACCGCGAATCGGGCTTCGGCCGTGAAGGCGGCCGCGAAGGCATGCTGGAATACATGACGGCCCTGGCCGAAGATGCGCGCCCGGCCCTGCCGGTGGTGGAAACGAAGGCCAAGGCCAATGTGAAACCGGCGGCAGCCGACCCATTCGCCATCGACCGCACGGCCAAGATGTACATCGGCGGCAAGCAGGCGCGCCCCGACAGCGCCTACAGCACTCCCGTGTTTGGCGTGAACGGCGCCCTGCTGGCCGAAGTGGGCGTGGGCAGCCGCAAGGATATCCGCAACGCCGTCGAAGCGGCGCATAAAGCGTCCGGCTGGACCAGCGCCACGGCGCACAACCGCGCGCAAGTGCTGTATTACATCGCCGAAAACCTCGCCGCGCGCGCCGACGAATTCGCCGCCCGCATCGCCGCCATGACGGGCAGTAAAAATCCCGAGAAGGAAGTGCAGGCTTCGATCGAGCGCCTGTTCTACTACGCCGCCTGGGCCGACAAGTACGACGGCCTGGCGCACCAGCCGCCTACCAAGGGCATCACCGTGGCGCTCAATGAAGCGGTCGGCGTGATCGGCATCGTCTGCCCGAATGAAGCGCCGTTACTCGGCTTCATTTCGCTGGTGGCGCCGGCCATCGCGCTGGGTAACCGCGTGGTGGTGGTGCCGTCGGAAGCGCATCCGCTCTCCGCGCTGGACCTGTACCAGGTCTTCGACACGTCCGACTTGCCGGGCGGCGTCGTCAACATCATCAGCGGCAACGCCGATGAACTGGCGCGCACCCTGGCCACGCACGCCGACATCGACGCCGTCTGGCGCCATGACGGCTCCGCTGACGGTTGTGCGGAAGTCGAGCGCCTGTCGGCCGCTACCCTGAAGCGCACCTGGGTCGGCGGCGCCAAAGGCCGCGACTGGTACAGCGCCGCGCAAAGCGGTGGCCGTGCCGTGCTGGCGCATGCGTCGCAAGTGAAAAACGTGTGGATACCTTACGGCGTCTGA
- the deoC gene encoding deoxyribose-phosphate aldolase, whose amino-acid sequence MTLMHPEFKRNEAVGLDLGWINQIRVNRAATDRRAASLANRRTVKKEYQAAWLVKAIQMIDLTTLGGDDTPGRVERLCMKAMRPLRADLMDALGLTQLSTGAVCVYHEMIQPAVKVIQGRLPIAAVSTAFPAGLTNMETKLREIELSVAAGASEIDIVITRQHVLNGNWQVLYDEMLAYRKACGEAHVKAILATGDLLTMENVAKASWVCMMAGADFIKTSTGKESVNATIPVALTMVRTIREYHEQTGFQVGFKPAGGVSSAKSALQYLTLMKEELGNEWLQPHLFRIGASSLLTDIERQLEHYVTGSYSANHRHAQP is encoded by the coding sequence ATGACACTCATGCACCCCGAATTCAAGCGTAACGAGGCCGTTGGCCTCGACCTGGGCTGGATCAACCAGATCCGCGTCAACCGCGCCGCGACGGACCGCCGCGCGGCCAGCCTGGCGAACCGCCGTACGGTGAAAAAGGAATACCAGGCCGCCTGGCTGGTGAAAGCCATCCAGATGATCGACCTGACCACCCTGGGCGGCGACGATACGCCGGGCCGCGTGGAACGCCTGTGCATGAAGGCCATGCGCCCGCTGCGCGCCGACCTGATGGATGCACTGGGCCTGACGCAGCTGAGCACCGGCGCCGTGTGCGTGTACCACGAGATGATTCAGCCGGCCGTGAAAGTCATCCAGGGCCGTTTGCCTATCGCTGCCGTGTCGACCGCCTTCCCGGCGGGCTTGACGAACATGGAAACGAAGCTGCGCGAGATCGAACTGTCGGTCGCCGCCGGTGCTTCGGAAATCGATATCGTCATCACGCGCCAGCATGTCCTGAACGGCAACTGGCAAGTGCTGTACGACGAAATGCTCGCTTACCGCAAGGCTTGCGGCGAAGCGCACGTGAAGGCGATTCTCGCCACGGGCGACTTGCTGACCATGGAAAACGTGGCCAAGGCGTCGTGGGTGTGCATGATGGCCGGTGCCGATTTCATCAAGACATCCACCGGCAAGGAAAGCGTCAACGCCACCATTCCCGTGGCCCTGACGATGGTGCGCACGATCCGCGAATACCACGAGCAGACGGGTTTCCAGGTGGGCTTCAAGCCGGCCGGCGGCGTCAGCTCGGCCAAGAGCGCGCTGCAATACCTGACCCTGATGAAGGAAGAACTGGGCAACGAATGGTTGCAGCCGCACCTGTTCCGCATCGGCGCTTCCAGCCTGCTGACCGATATCGAGCGCCAGCTCGAGCACTACGTCACCGGCAGCTACTCGGCCAATCATCGTCACGCACAACCTTAA